In Cumulibacter manganitolerans, one genomic interval encodes:
- a CDS encoding bifunctional metallophosphatase/5'-nucleotidase, with translation MPDLAPTVGRPARPGGTRLTLLGITDSHGAILDWDYVADAPPATGGSLARVSTLVRQIRAAEPHVLLLDVGDSIQGTPLVSLAARSPLGRHPVAAALDVLGVDAACLGNHELDFGTAVLARYVADCAHPVLAANFAGLPGIGSSTMIDVDTPALGRIRVGVLGLSTPGTLVWNARQLAGSASAEGIVECARTAVPRLRADGADLVVVLCHSGLGPSSTYGSALPWPENDGRRLIAEVPGIDAVLLGHLHVDVHGHEPGPDGARVPYVEAGSLGLRLGRIDLDVDRVDGAVRVTRSAVASLPVESMAADPRVAAAVRADHDRTLARLTDVVGHARTDIPARPVRLGPSPCVDLVNHAQAEAVERALTGSRWAGLPVLSASAIAFQHDGLAAGAVSVRDMFRLSRFDNVLQAVVMTARELTAYLEHNTRYYGDDTLPDFNLDAVGAAGHDVGYLVHRMAPVGQRISGLRIDGREPDPHERLVLALTDYRASGGGGFPHTAGNPVIHSGAPVRDTLTRWVADRGTVGVDDITASSWSVR, from the coding sequence ATGCCCGACCTCGCTCCCACCGTCGGCCGTCCTGCGCGCCCGGGCGGCACCCGGCTCACGCTCCTGGGAATCACCGACTCGCACGGCGCGATCCTCGACTGGGACTACGTGGCCGACGCTCCCCCGGCCACCGGCGGGAGCCTGGCGCGGGTCTCGACGCTGGTCCGGCAGATCCGGGCCGCCGAGCCGCACGTGCTCCTGCTGGACGTCGGCGACTCCATCCAGGGCACGCCGCTGGTGTCGCTGGCCGCCCGCTCACCGCTGGGTCGACATCCGGTCGCCGCGGCGCTCGACGTGCTCGGTGTCGACGCTGCCTGCCTGGGCAACCACGAGCTCGACTTCGGGACCGCCGTCCTCGCCCGCTACGTGGCCGACTGCGCGCACCCGGTGCTGGCCGCCAACTTCGCCGGGCTGCCGGGCATCGGCAGCAGCACGATGATCGACGTCGACACGCCGGCGCTCGGCCGCATCCGGGTCGGCGTGCTCGGGCTGAGCACGCCGGGGACCCTCGTCTGGAACGCCCGTCAGCTCGCCGGCAGCGCGTCGGCCGAGGGCATCGTCGAGTGCGCGCGCACCGCCGTCCCGCGGCTGCGGGCGGACGGCGCCGACCTGGTCGTGGTGCTCTGCCACAGCGGTCTGGGCCCGTCCTCGACGTACGGCTCGGCCCTGCCCTGGCCGGAGAACGACGGCCGTCGGCTCATCGCGGAGGTGCCGGGCATCGACGCGGTGCTGCTGGGCCACCTGCACGTCGACGTGCACGGGCACGAGCCCGGGCCGGACGGCGCTCGCGTGCCGTACGTCGAGGCCGGCAGCCTCGGGCTGCGCCTGGGGCGCATCGACCTCGACGTCGACCGCGTCGACGGCGCGGTCCGGGTGACGCGCAGCGCCGTCGCCTCGCTGCCGGTCGAGTCGATGGCCGCCGACCCGCGCGTCGCCGCGGCCGTGCGCGCCGACCACGACCGCACCCTGGCGCGCTTGACGGACGTCGTCGGCCACGCCCGTACGGACATCCCCGCTCGACCGGTCCGGCTAGGCCCCTCGCCGTGCGTGGACCTCGTCAACCACGCGCAGGCGGAGGCCGTCGAACGGGCGCTGACCGGCTCGCGGTGGGCCGGCCTCCCGGTCCTGTCCGCCTCGGCGATCGCGTTCCAGCACGACGGGCTGGCCGCCGGAGCGGTGAGCGTGCGCGACATGTTCCGGCTGAGCCGGTTCGACAACGTCCTGCAGGCGGTCGTGATGACGGCGCGCGAGCTGACCGCGTATCTCGAGCACAACACGCGCTACTACGGCGACGACACGCTCCCCGACTTCAACCTCGACGCGGTCGGCGCCGCCGGTCACGACGTCGGCTATCTGGTGCACCGGATGGCCCCGGTCGGGCAACGGATCTCCGGTCTACGCATCGACGGCCGGGAGCCGGATCCGCACGAGCGCCTGGTCCTCGCGCTCACCGACTACCGCGCGTCCGGCGGGGGCGGCTTCCCCCACACCGCCGGGAATCCGGTGATCCACTCCGGAGCCCCCGTGCGGGACACGCTGACCCGATGGGTCGCCGATCGCGGCACCGTCGGCGTCGACGACATCACGGCGTCGTCCTGGTCGGTCCGGTGA
- a CDS encoding electron transfer flavoprotein subunit beta/FixA family protein, whose protein sequence is MKIVVLAKQVPDSGNPRTLTDNDKTVDRENADLVLNEMDEYAIEEALKMKEAFDGEVTVLSVGPATATDTVRKALQMGADKGVLVTDDAIAGSCAVGTAKVIAAALGKLEWDLVLSGAEATDGRVSVIPAMLSELTGATQLTGARSIGIEDDVVTIERQVDGGFEVVQGQMPAIISVWDTINEPRYPSFKGIMAAKKKPIDQWSLADVDVDASEVGLENATSEVLEAAPRPPRQAGEKVVDEGDGGTKLVQYLVSQKLV, encoded by the coding sequence ATGAAGATCGTCGTACTCGCGAAGCAGGTGCCCGACTCGGGCAACCCGCGCACGCTCACCGACAATGACAAGACCGTCGACCGCGAGAACGCGGACCTGGTCCTCAACGAGATGGACGAATACGCCATCGAGGAGGCCCTGAAGATGAAGGAGGCCTTCGACGGCGAGGTGACCGTCCTGTCCGTGGGACCGGCGACCGCTACCGACACCGTCCGCAAGGCGCTGCAGATGGGGGCCGACAAGGGCGTGCTCGTCACCGACGACGCCATCGCCGGATCCTGCGCGGTCGGCACCGCGAAGGTCATCGCCGCTGCGCTCGGCAAGCTCGAGTGGGATCTGGTGCTCTCCGGCGCCGAGGCCACCGACGGCCGCGTGTCGGTCATCCCAGCGATGCTCTCCGAGCTCACCGGCGCCACCCAGCTCACCGGCGCCCGCAGCATCGGCATCGAGGACGACGTGGTCACCATCGAGCGCCAGGTCGACGGCGGCTTCGAGGTCGTCCAGGGCCAGATGCCCGCGATCATCTCGGTGTGGGACACCATCAACGAGCCGCGCTACCCCTCGTTCAAGGGCATCATGGCGGCGAAGAAGAAGCCGATCGACCAGTGGTCGCTGGCCGACGTGGACGTCGACGCGTCCGAGGTCGGGCTGGAGAACGCGACCTCCGAGGTCCTCGAGGCCGCGCCGCGTCCGCCGCGCCAGGCCGGCGAGAAGGTCGTCGACGAGGGCGACGGGGGCACCAAGCTCGTGCAGTACCTCGTGAGCCAGAAGCTCGTCTAG
- a CDS encoding electron transfer flavoprotein subunit alpha/FixB family protein gives MAEVLVLVETQDGELKKATGELLTAARTIGEPSAVVLGPAGTADAIASALAEAGAEKIYVAEGDDVAGYSVAPKAEVLAQLVSEKSPAAVLIASSQDGKEIAGRLALKTGNGLLTDAVDVDADGVATQSIFAGAMTVKSKVKGPVAIITVRPNSIAAQPQAGAGAREDVQVQISDAAKRSAILDRVEESTGSRPELTEANIVVSGGRGVASAENFKVIEDFADSMKAAVGASRAAVDSGFYPHQFQVGQTGKTVSPQLYVACGISGAIQHRAGMQTSKTIVAVNKDPEAPIFELADFGVVGDLFNVVPQATEAVKARK, from the coding sequence ATGGCTGAAGTACTTGTTCTTGTCGAAACCCAGGACGGCGAGCTGAAGAAGGCGACCGGAGAGCTGCTGACCGCGGCGCGCACCATCGGTGAGCCCTCGGCCGTCGTCCTCGGCCCCGCCGGCACCGCCGACGCCATCGCCTCGGCGCTCGCGGAGGCCGGTGCGGAGAAGATCTACGTCGCCGAGGGCGACGACGTCGCCGGCTACTCGGTGGCGCCGAAGGCCGAGGTGCTCGCGCAGCTCGTCTCCGAGAAGTCGCCGGCCGCCGTGCTCATCGCCTCGAGCCAGGACGGCAAGGAGATCGCCGGCCGCCTCGCGCTGAAGACGGGCAACGGCCTGCTCACCGACGCCGTCGACGTCGACGCCGACGGCGTCGCCACCCAGTCGATCTTCGCCGGTGCGATGACCGTGAAGTCGAAGGTCAAGGGCCCGGTCGCGATCATCACGGTGCGTCCGAACTCGATCGCCGCCCAGCCGCAGGCCGGCGCCGGCGCGCGTGAGGACGTGCAGGTGCAGATCTCCGACGCCGCCAAGCGCTCGGCGATCCTGGACCGCGTCGAGGAGTCCACCGGCTCGCGTCCGGAGCTCACCGAGGCCAACATCGTGGTCTCCGGTGGGCGCGGCGTCGCGTCGGCGGAGAACTTCAAGGTCATCGAGGACTTCGCCGACTCGATGAAGGCGGCCGTCGGCGCCTCGCGCGCCGCCGTCGACTCCGGCTTCTACCCGCACCAGTTCCAGGTCGGGCAGACCGGCAAGACGGTTTCGCCGCAGCTGTACGTCGCGTGCGGCATCTCCGGTGCCATCCAGCACCGCGCCGGCATGCAGACCTCGAAGACGATCGTCGCGGTCAACAAGGACCCCGAGGCGCCGATCTTCGAGCTCGCCGACTTCGGTGTCGTGGGCGACCTGTTCAACGTCGTCCCGCAGGCGACCGAGGCGGTCAAGGCGCGCAAGTAG
- a CDS encoding class I SAM-dependent methyltransferase has protein sequence MTLTPPSGLGRLAGVQQRAVGADEARRAARHWWDVDADNYLGEHVADLGEVDFLWCPEGLREGEARLLGDPATLRGARVLEVGCGSAPVARWLAAHGARPVGLDLSGAMLRHAAAANRRTGIDVPLVQADATALPLAEASMDLAVSAFGAIAFVAAPELVMREVHRVLRPGGRFVWSTNHPIRWVLPDSPDPADLTVRSSYFDPAAYVEIDDAGRATYVETHRTMSQRVRDIVAAGFVLEDLIEPEWTPGRDVTWGQWSPERGALVPGTVIFSCRKPG, from the coding sequence GTGACTCTCACTCCGCCCAGCGGCCTCGGCCGGCTCGCCGGCGTCCAGCAGCGTGCGGTCGGTGCCGACGAGGCCCGGCGCGCCGCCCGGCACTGGTGGGACGTCGACGCCGACAACTACCTCGGCGAGCACGTCGCCGACCTCGGCGAGGTGGACTTCCTGTGGTGCCCCGAAGGGCTGCGCGAGGGTGAGGCCCGGCTACTGGGCGACCCGGCGACGCTGCGCGGCGCCCGGGTCCTCGAGGTGGGCTGCGGGTCCGCGCCGGTCGCCCGCTGGCTGGCCGCGCACGGCGCCCGGCCGGTCGGGCTCGACCTCTCCGGAGCGATGCTGCGGCACGCCGCCGCCGCGAACCGCCGAACGGGGATCGACGTACCGCTCGTGCAGGCCGACGCGACCGCGCTCCCGCTCGCCGAGGCGTCGATGGACCTCGCGGTCTCGGCGTTCGGCGCGATCGCGTTCGTCGCGGCCCCCGAGCTGGTGATGCGGGAGGTCCACCGGGTGCTGCGCCCCGGCGGCCGGTTTGTGTGGTCGACCAACCACCCCATCCGCTGGGTGCTGCCGGACTCCCCCGACCCGGCCGACCTGACGGTCCGTTCGTCGTACTTCGATCCCGCGGCCTACGTCGAGATCGACGACGCCGGCCGGGCGACCTACGTCGAGACGCACCGCACGATGAGCCAGCGGGTGCGCGACATCGTGGCGGCCGGTTTCGTGCTGGAGGACCTGATCGAGCCCGAGTGGACGCCGGGCCGCGACGTCACCTGGGGCCAGTGGTCCCCCGAGCGCGGCGCCCTGGTGCCCGGCACGGTGATCTTCAGCTGCCGCAAGCCGGGCTGA